The following are from one region of the Phormidium sp. PBR-2020 genome:
- a CDS encoding M20/M25/M40 family metallo-hydrolase → MCHSPSGMETEINQHLQERFRDLGVEYYGDRADNLIAKIPGKQEEGAIAITAHKDEIGAIVKGIDSQGRVSIRKLGGSFPWVYGEGVVDLLGDHATCSGILSFGSRHVSHESPQKLLQESQPLEWQQAWVETKHSPEDLNALGIRPGTRVVVGKHRKRPFRLQNHIASYTLDNKASLAILLELAARLKSPPVTVYLVASAKEEVGALGALYFSNHQVLDALIALEICPLAPEYPIADGEAPVLLSQDGYGIYDEGLTQQLKQAAESRQIPIQQAVISGFGSDASIAMKLGHVARGACLGFPTQNTHGYEIAHLGAIAHCVEILAAYCEQHQNFQP, encoded by the coding sequence ATGTGCCATTCCCCAAGTGGGATGGAAACAGAGATTAACCAACACCTCCAGGAGCGATTTCGGGACTTGGGGGTGGAGTATTATGGCGATCGCGCCGATAACCTGATTGCCAAGATTCCAGGGAAACAGGAGGAGGGGGCGATCGCCATTACGGCCCACAAAGATGAAATCGGGGCGATTGTTAAAGGAATTGATAGCCAAGGGCGCGTCTCAATTCGTAAATTAGGAGGTTCTTTCCCCTGGGTGTATGGCGAAGGGGTTGTGGATTTACTCGGAGATCACGCCACCTGTTCCGGGATTCTCAGTTTTGGCTCCCGTCACGTTTCCCATGAATCGCCGCAAAAGCTCTTACAAGAAAGCCAACCCCTAGAATGGCAACAAGCCTGGGTCGAAACGAAACACAGCCCCGAAGACCTCAACGCCCTGGGGATTCGCCCAGGAACGCGGGTTGTGGTGGGCAAACACCGTAAACGCCCCTTCCGCTTGCAGAACCATATCGCCAGCTATACCCTCGACAACAAAGCCTCCCTGGCAATTCTGCTAGAGTTAGCCGCTCGTCTCAAGTCCCCCCCCGTGACGGTGTATCTCGTGGCCTCAGCCAAGGAAGAAGTGGGAGCATTGGGGGCCTTATATTTCAGTAATCACCAGGTCTTAGATGCCCTAATTGCCCTAGAAATTTGTCCCCTGGCCCCGGAATATCCCATTGCCGATGGTGAGGCTCCCGTCCTCTTGTCTCAGGATGGCTATGGTATTTATGACGAGGGCTTAACCCAGCAGTTGAAGCAGGCAGCTGAGTCGCGACAGATTCCCATCCAACAGGCGGTGATTAGTGGTTTTGGCAGTGATGCCTCCATTGCCATGAAACTCGGTCATGTGGCCCGGGGGGCTTGCCTGGGCTTTCCCACTCAGAACACCCATGGTTATGAGATCGCTCATTTGGGGGCGATCGCCCATTGTGTGGAGATTCTAGCCGCTTATTGTGAGCAACACCAAAATTTTCAGCCCTAG
- a CDS encoding glycogen debranching protein, with the protein MTIWVCEQIDPTGIVQACIASEDESQARACHESFTNDLDEFQTSQGWTAQLRTVESWDEVPVTPLKLNR; encoded by the coding sequence ATGACTATTTGGGTTTGCGAACAAATCGATCCCACTGGTATCGTCCAAGCCTGCATCGCCAGCGAAGACGAAAGCCAAGCACGAGCTTGTCATGAATCATTCACCAATGATCTTGATGAATTTCAGACATCTCAGGGCTGGACGGCTCAACTACGAACAGTAGAATCCTGGGACGAGGTTCCCGTCACCCCCCTCAAACTGAACCGGTAA